A section of the Microbacterium forte genome encodes:
- the dinB gene encoding DNA polymerase IV — MRGEATVLHADLDAFYASVEQRDAPELRGRPVIVGGGVVLAASYEAKARGVRTAMGGRQALQLCPDAVVVPPRMEAYSAASKDVFAIFRDTTPLVEGLSIDEAFLEVGGLRRIVGTPEEVAVRLRERVRTEVGLAISVGVARTKFLAKVASAVSKPDGLLVVEPEREEEFLLPLPVERLWGVGAVTAEKLQRYGIRTVGQLAELEAATAERMLGTAVGAHLHALARLRDPRPVDTTRRRASIGSQRALGTGSRSAEELDLILTQIVDRLARRLRDGDRVCRSVVLRLRFGDFAKATRSRTLGSATDRTAILLTVARALLAAAHPEIAERGITLIGLSLSHLDHADRMQPELPIDWGDEERLDTVLDTLRDRFGATSVSRAAQMGRDPGWSSPILPEHE; from the coding sequence ATGCGGGGCGAAGCCACCGTGCTGCACGCCGACCTCGACGCGTTCTACGCCTCGGTCGAGCAACGCGATGCCCCCGAGCTGCGCGGCCGACCGGTCATCGTCGGCGGCGGCGTCGTGCTCGCTGCGAGCTATGAGGCCAAGGCGCGCGGAGTGCGCACGGCGATGGGCGGACGACAGGCGCTGCAGCTGTGCCCGGATGCCGTGGTCGTCCCCCCGCGCATGGAGGCGTACTCCGCAGCCAGCAAAGACGTGTTCGCGATCTTCCGCGACACGACGCCGCTCGTCGAGGGACTCTCGATCGATGAGGCCTTTCTCGAGGTCGGGGGCCTCAGGCGCATCGTCGGCACCCCCGAAGAGGTCGCCGTGCGTCTGCGCGAGCGGGTGCGCACCGAGGTCGGGCTGGCCATCTCGGTGGGCGTCGCCCGCACGAAGTTCCTCGCCAAGGTCGCGAGCGCCGTCAGCAAGCCCGACGGGTTGCTCGTGGTCGAACCCGAACGCGAAGAGGAGTTCCTGCTCCCTCTGCCGGTCGAGCGGCTGTGGGGCGTGGGCGCCGTCACCGCCGAGAAGCTGCAGCGCTACGGCATCCGCACGGTCGGCCAGCTGGCCGAACTCGAGGCAGCCACTGCCGAGCGGATGCTGGGCACAGCGGTCGGCGCGCACCTGCACGCCCTCGCCCGCCTGCGGGATCCGCGTCCGGTCGACACGACCCGCCGCCGCGCATCGATCGGCTCGCAGCGCGCCCTCGGCACGGGCTCGCGCTCGGCCGAGGAGCTCGATCTGATCCTGACGCAGATCGTCGACCGCCTCGCGCGACGGCTGCGCGACGGAGACCGGGTCTGCCGGTCGGTGGTGCTGCGCCTCCGTTTCGGCGACTTCGCGAAGGCGACCCGATCGCGCACGCTCGGATCCGCCACCGATCGCACCGCGATCCTGCTCACGGTCGCTCGCGCACTGCTCGCCGCCGCGCATCCCGAGATCGCTGAACGTGGCATCACGCTGATCGGGTTGTCGCTGTCGCACCTCGATCACGCAGACCGCATGCAGCCCGAGCTGCCGATCGACTGGGGAGACGAAGAACGCCTCGACACGGTTCTCGACACCCTGCGCGATCGGTTCGGCGCGACGTCGGTCTCGCGCGCCGCGCAGATGGGTCGTGATCCCGGGTGGTCCAGCCCGATACTCCCCGAGCACGAGTGA
- a CDS encoding DUF7882 family protein translates to MGKLEYNSSRPAIEIEEVTLAHVKIVIGTKLRRNESFMMTWLPKPEASSGRLTIWVHPAIPLVFEFDLPTVHAIDPARVAHMMDQLNSRGELVLDQL, encoded by the coding sequence ATGGGGAAACTGGAGTACAACAGCTCGCGACCGGCGATCGAGATCGAAGAAGTGACCTTGGCGCACGTGAAGATCGTGATCGGCACGAAGCTTCGTCGCAACGAGAGCTTCATGATGACCTGGCTGCCGAAGCCGGAGGCGTCATCGGGCCGCCTGACGATCTGGGTGCACCCCGCCATCCCGCTGGTGTTCGAGTTCGATCTTCCGACCGTGCACGCGATCGACCCCGCGCGGGTCGCTCACATGATGGATCAGCTGAACTCGCGGGGCGAACTGGTGCTCGACCAGCTCTGA
- a CDS encoding phosphatase PAP2 family protein produces the protein MTVAQRGTGAIVVGAAATLAFVVLRAVVALGGHEPLAVDIWWHDLMVALSSDAWLVVAWVPAVVGGTIGMIVVGALLIAALLWRGRRWDAATLAIAMVTVVAIGATMAAVIGRTRPVDSLAESVATSFPSGHTAVATTVVVILGLVLRRRWVCVVGVAWIALMMWSRTYLHAHWLSDVVAGMLEGVAVATFVWACVEATRARRLARSRSTSDISEEPIESPVNP, from the coding sequence ATGACCGTGGCGCAGCGCGGCACCGGCGCGATCGTCGTCGGTGCCGCAGCGACCCTCGCGTTCGTCGTGCTGCGCGCCGTGGTGGCCCTCGGCGGTCACGAGCCGCTCGCGGTCGACATCTGGTGGCACGACCTCATGGTCGCGCTGAGCAGCGACGCCTGGCTCGTCGTCGCCTGGGTGCCCGCCGTCGTCGGCGGCACGATCGGCATGATCGTGGTCGGAGCGCTGCTGATCGCGGCTCTCCTCTGGCGCGGACGGCGGTGGGATGCGGCGACGCTGGCGATCGCGATGGTCACCGTGGTCGCCATCGGGGCGACCATGGCCGCGGTGATCGGTCGCACGCGCCCGGTCGACTCGCTCGCAGAGAGCGTCGCGACCTCCTTCCCGTCCGGGCACACCGCCGTCGCCACGACCGTGGTGGTGATCCTCGGACTCGTGCTCCGACGCCGGTGGGTCTGCGTCGTCGGTGTCGCGTGGATCGCGCTCATGATGTGGAGCCGCACCTACCTCCACGCCCACTGGCTCAGCGATGTGGTCGCCGGAATGCTCGAGGGCGTCGCCGTCGCCACGTTCGTCTGGGCCTGCGTGGAAGCGACGCGCGCGCGCCGCCTCGCGCGGTCCCGCAGCACGTCAGACATCTCCGAAGAACCGATCGAAAGCCCCGTGAACCCATGA
- a CDS encoding DUF1206 domain-containing protein, which translates to MNTRDSAASTARAAQDSTAFRVLARVGYVVLGILHILIGGIAISIATGGGGENADQGGALQQIQESPAGVFLLWLIVLGLFALAIWQIAEAVIERDPDTKKMWAHRAKFVGTAVAYLAIGATALIYALGGQSQSSESSQSFSARLLAAPAGVVLLVLVGLGVAAVGIAFIVRGITRAFMEHLSVPSAKARSGITAFGVAGYVAKGIAVGVAGVLFVIAALTHDPETAGGLDSALRALAGLPFGAVILWVVGAGLALYGLFCFARARYARM; encoded by the coding sequence ATGAACACTCGCGACTCGGCCGCCTCCACCGCGAGGGCCGCTCAGGACTCCACCGCCTTCCGCGTCCTCGCCCGCGTCGGGTACGTCGTGCTCGGCATCCTGCACATCCTCATCGGCGGGATCGCGATCTCGATCGCCACCGGCGGCGGCGGCGAGAACGCGGATCAGGGCGGTGCCCTGCAGCAGATCCAGGAGTCGCCTGCCGGCGTGTTCCTGCTCTGGCTGATCGTGCTCGGTCTGTTCGCACTGGCGATCTGGCAGATCGCCGAGGCCGTCATCGAGCGCGATCCCGATACGAAGAAGATGTGGGCGCACCGGGCGAAGTTCGTGGGCACAGCCGTCGCCTACCTGGCGATCGGCGCGACGGCTCTGATCTATGCGCTCGGCGGGCAGTCGCAGTCGTCCGAGTCTTCGCAGTCGTTCAGTGCGAGGCTGCTGGCGGCGCCGGCCGGTGTCGTGCTGCTCGTGCTGGTCGGGCTCGGGGTGGCAGCGGTCGGGATCGCCTTCATCGTGCGCGGCATCACCCGCGCGTTCATGGAGCATCTCTCCGTGCCGTCGGCGAAGGCCCGTTCGGGAATCACCGCGTTTGGAGTGGCCGGCTACGTCGCCAAGGGCATCGCGGTCGGCGTCGCCGGCGTGCTCTTCGTCATCGCGGCGCTCACCCACGACCCCGAGACCGCAGGCGGCCTGGACTCGGCGCTGCGTGCTCTGGCCGGGTTGCCCTTCGGCGCTGTGATCCTGTGGGTGGTCGGCGCAGGTCTCGCCCTCTACGGCCTGTTCTGCTTCGCCCGGGCGCGCTACGCCCGCATGTGA
- a CDS encoding DUF6458 family protein, giving the protein MGIGSGIALFVIGAILVFALNIDTGGYVDLDLIGYILMGAGVVVFLISLILVMRSRRTETVDRTAVDPATGERVTRRSIRDNEPLA; this is encoded by the coding sequence ATGGGTATCGGAAGCGGCATCGCGCTCTTCGTCATCGGAGCGATCCTCGTCTTCGCACTCAACATCGACACCGGCGGCTATGTCGATCTCGACCTGATCGGCTACATCCTCATGGGTGCAGGAGTCGTCGTCTTCCTGATCAGCCTCATTCTCGTGATGCGCAGTCGGCGCACCGAGACCGTCGACCGCACGGCCGTCGACCCCGCGACCGGCGAGCGTGTGACCCGCCGCAGCATCCGCGACAACGAGCCCCTCGCCTGA
- a CDS encoding arsenate reductase/protein-tyrosine-phosphatase family protein — MMIDLERRAGIFAALADQTRLRIVDLLTLGDLSSSEIGTALDLRSNLIAHHLGVLESAQIIARTRSELDRRRSYIGLRPEVFTTLAPPSVAPPRRVLFVCTANSARSQLAEAIWRDTSPVAVASAGTRPAEMVNPEATAAAARHGLVIDGDHPPRHLDDVLAEGDLVITVCDDAHERLGQRDDLHWSIRDPARIGTPAAFDATFDALVQRIGAFSSRLVAA, encoded by the coding sequence ATGATGATCGATCTCGAACGCCGCGCCGGCATCTTCGCCGCACTCGCCGATCAGACGCGCCTGCGCATCGTCGACCTGCTCACGCTCGGAGATCTGTCGTCCTCCGAGATCGGGACGGCTCTCGACCTGCGATCGAACCTCATCGCGCACCACCTGGGAGTGCTCGAGTCGGCCCAGATCATCGCGCGCACGCGCTCGGAGTTAGACAGACGGCGCAGCTACATCGGACTGCGCCCCGAGGTCTTCACCACTCTCGCGCCCCCCAGCGTCGCCCCGCCTCGCCGTGTGCTGTTCGTCTGCACCGCGAACTCCGCGCGGTCGCAACTCGCCGAGGCGATCTGGCGCGATACGAGTCCGGTGGCCGTCGCCTCGGCAGGAACCCGACCTGCCGAGATGGTGAATCCCGAGGCCACCGCGGCGGCCGCTCGGCACGGGCTCGTCATCGACGGCGACCATCCACCCCGCCACCTCGACGACGTGCTCGCCGAGGGCGACCTCGTGATCACGGTGTGCGACGACGCCCACGAGCGTCTCGGTCAGCGCGACGACCTGCACTGGTCGATCCGCGACCCTGCCCGCATCGGCACGCCGGCCGCCTTCGACGCCACCTTCGATGCGCTCGTGCAGCGCATCGGCGCCTTCTCGTCTCGCCTCGTCGCCGCCTGA
- a CDS encoding zinc-dependent alcohol dehydrogenase family protein produces the protein MRAVVMHAPGDVRVEEIPRAAVVEPTDAVIRVTAACICGSDLWPYRGIEPVDHPTPMGHEYIGVVEEIGDEVRDIKVGDFVVGSFVASDNTCEICQAGFQSRCIHQVMMGGVGTQSDYARIPLADGTLVVVEGDPTPAQTRSLLAASDVLGTGWFAAVAAEAGPGKTVAVVGDGAVGLLAILAARQLGAERIIAMSRHADRQALATKFGATDIVEERGDDGVAKIKELTGGYGAHSTIEAVGTQESMMQAIHATRPGGHVGYVGVSHGVELDGLDLFFSTVSLLGGPAPVRRFLPELIDLIMTDQIDPGIVFDLTLPIERAAEGYKAMDERRATKVLLTTD, from the coding sequence GCCGCCGTCGTCGAGCCGACGGATGCGGTCATCCGCGTCACCGCTGCCTGCATCTGCGGCTCGGACCTCTGGCCCTACCGCGGCATCGAGCCGGTGGATCACCCCACGCCGATGGGGCACGAGTACATCGGCGTGGTCGAGGAGATCGGCGACGAGGTCCGCGACATCAAGGTCGGCGACTTCGTCGTGGGGTCGTTCGTCGCCTCGGACAACACGTGCGAGATCTGCCAGGCCGGCTTCCAGTCGCGCTGCATCCACCAGGTCATGATGGGCGGGGTCGGCACGCAGTCCGACTACGCCCGCATCCCCCTCGCCGACGGCACCCTCGTCGTGGTCGAGGGCGACCCGACACCCGCGCAAACCCGCAGCCTGCTGGCGGCATCCGACGTTCTGGGCACTGGCTGGTTCGCCGCTGTCGCCGCCGAGGCGGGGCCAGGCAAGACCGTCGCGGTGGTCGGCGACGGAGCCGTCGGCCTGCTCGCCATCCTCGCCGCCAGGCAGCTCGGAGCCGAGCGCATCATCGCCATGTCACGTCATGCCGACCGTCAGGCGCTCGCGACGAAGTTCGGGGCCACCGACATCGTCGAGGAGCGCGGCGACGACGGCGTCGCGAAGATCAAGGAGCTCACCGGCGGGTACGGCGCGCACTCGACGATCGAAGCCGTCGGCACGCAGGAGTCGATGATGCAGGCGATCCACGCCACACGCCCGGGCGGACACGTCGGCTACGTCGGCGTGAGCCATGGCGTCGAGCTCGACGGACTCGACCTCTTCTTCTCGACCGTCAGCCTTCTGGGCGGACCGGCACCGGTGCGCCGGTTCCTCCCCGAGCTGATCGACCTCATCATGACCGATCAGATCGATCCGGGCATCGTGTTCGACCTGACGCTCCCGATCGAGCGGGCCGCCGAGGGATACAAGGCGATGGACGAGCGTCGCGCCACGAAGGTGCTGCTCACCACTGACTGA
- a CDS encoding glycosyltransferase family 2 protein: MTRRPWVVGNRWDTLDGVDPETLPRVSVIVAHYEQPAELARTLSALSVQDYPHELLEIVVADDGSAGDVRVPDGVILVRQDDRGFRLAAARNLGVRASSGDVLCFLDADTAPEPGYVRELTRLPALLPEAVTVGRRRHADFSGIAPETPVLEAVVDRELPEPAWLAQEYARSRDLLDADDRSYRFVIGAVIACSRRLFDETGGFDESFSAYGGEDWEWAHRMWQAGAVLAHVPTAVAWHDGPEWAERSSSGLERANAQTMTLVSSIPVGGSAPRGLLSDVPDLVVRLRGTHTPEALFIAVDSILAAFPLARVVVDATMTAFAGDPRITVDDGRLDPRVIWELDRPVVVLEPDWIVERIAGLGTGDVGGVDLVDAEGSSLGVLRSRRAMRRAVRWGTSDAFESHRAVADGIHLLRSDPRVEAWVGGWGSRDQFC; the protein is encoded by the coding sequence GTGACGCGGCGGCCCTGGGTCGTCGGCAACAGGTGGGACACGCTCGACGGCGTCGACCCCGAGACCCTGCCGAGAGTGTCGGTGATCGTGGCCCACTATGAGCAGCCGGCCGAGCTCGCCCGCACGCTGTCCGCCCTGTCGGTGCAGGACTATCCGCACGAGCTTCTCGAGATCGTCGTCGCCGACGACGGCTCCGCCGGCGATGTCCGCGTGCCGGACGGGGTGATCCTCGTGCGCCAGGACGACCGGGGCTTCCGGCTCGCGGCCGCACGCAATCTCGGCGTGCGCGCGAGCAGTGGCGACGTGCTCTGCTTCCTCGATGCCGACACCGCCCCCGAACCCGGGTACGTGCGAGAGCTCACCCGGCTTCCGGCGCTGCTTCCCGAGGCCGTCACCGTCGGACGCCGTCGGCACGCGGACTTCTCGGGCATCGCCCCGGAGACCCCCGTGCTCGAGGCTGTGGTCGACCGTGAGCTCCCCGAGCCGGCGTGGCTCGCGCAGGAGTACGCCCGAAGCCGCGATCTGCTCGACGCCGATGACCGGTCATACCGGTTCGTCATCGGCGCGGTGATCGCCTGCTCGCGCCGCCTGTTCGACGAGACCGGCGGATTCGACGAGTCCTTCTCGGCCTATGGGGGCGAGGACTGGGAGTGGGCGCATCGGATGTGGCAGGCGGGTGCCGTGCTGGCCCACGTGCCCACGGCCGTGGCGTGGCACGACGGCCCCGAGTGGGCCGAGCGCAGCAGTTCGGGGCTCGAGCGGGCGAACGCCCAGACCATGACGCTCGTCTCATCGATTCCGGTCGGCGGTTCCGCCCCGCGAGGTCTGCTGTCGGACGTGCCCGACCTCGTCGTCAGGCTGCGCGGGACCCATACCCCGGAGGCGCTGTTCATCGCCGTGGATTCGATCCTCGCCGCGTTCCCGCTGGCGCGAGTGGTGGTCGATGCGACGATGACCGCCTTCGCGGGCGACCCGCGCATCACGGTCGACGATGGCCGGCTCGACCCCCGGGTGATCTGGGAGCTCGATCGACCGGTCGTGGTCCTCGAGCCGGATTGGATCGTCGAGCGCATCGCGGGTCTCGGCACGGGCGATGTCGGCGGGGTCGATCTCGTCGATGCCGAGGGCTCGTCGCTGGGCGTGCTGCGCTCGCGGCGGGCGATGCGTCGCGCCGTGCGGTGGGGCACGTCAGACGCCTTCGAATCGCACCGTGCCGTCGCGGATGGCATCCACCTCTTGCGCTCAGACCCGAGGGTGGAGGCCTGGGTCGGAGGATGGGGTTCACGCGATCAGTTCTGCTGA